The proteins below come from a single Halostagnicola larsenii XH-48 genomic window:
- the rimI gene encoding ribosomal protein S18-alanine N-acetyltransferase — protein sequence MTAPVPEGGDSLSIRQAQRADLLAVVRIENASFSQPWPHNAFETFLGEPGFLVAIDNRSIVGYVVSDVTPNYGRNLGHVKDIAVHPDYREAGIGSALLTRALSVLSAYDADSIKLEVRPSNNDARRLYRSFGFDPLRRVPDYYDNDEDAIVMIYDLE from the coding sequence ATGACGGCCCCTGTTCCAGAGGGGGGAGACAGCCTCTCGATCCGACAGGCTCAACGGGCGGACTTGCTCGCGGTCGTTCGGATCGAGAACGCGTCGTTTTCCCAACCGTGGCCCCACAATGCGTTCGAGACGTTTCTCGGCGAACCGGGATTTCTGGTCGCCATCGATAATCGATCTATCGTGGGGTACGTCGTGTCCGACGTGACGCCGAACTACGGCCGTAATCTGGGACACGTCAAGGATATCGCCGTTCACCCGGACTATCGGGAAGCGGGTATCGGCTCGGCGTTGCTCACGCGAGCGCTGTCGGTACTCAGCGCGTACGACGCGGACTCGATAAAACTCGAGGTGCGCCCGTCAAACAACGATGCGAGGCGGCTGTACCGCTCGTTCGGATTCGATCCGCTGCGGCGCGTTCCGGACTACTACGACAACGACGAGGATGCTATCGTGATGATCTACGACCTCGAGTGA
- a CDS encoding DUF7119 family protein, producing the protein MSDNRRGDQPYEDTDRSVPTDRKSPVGAPVIRGDESVAGNRAEKAVQFDPDDPDSLAEAAETVRQFAAGNTTGDHLYMLRGAAACAALVRGEGSYKAAAERARDGLEEIQQPDEDEPEAATVSFIRKWARVHDLPRSVRRQVALGQIAPTAAKHIARVSGESRLLLAWATLDGDLTVRQVRSVASTINDGTPINQALAEYDVQLGTLELTLPPVIYRDLRQQASLEGRRAGEIVADALEEQLD; encoded by the coding sequence ATGAGCGATAATCGGCGTGGCGATCAACCATACGAAGACACTGACCGGTCCGTTCCAACGGACCGCAAATCGCCCGTTGGAGCACCTGTCATTCGAGGCGACGAATCTGTCGCCGGCAACCGCGCCGAAAAAGCCGTCCAATTCGACCCTGACGACCCAGATAGTCTGGCCGAGGCTGCCGAAACGGTCAGACAGTTCGCAGCCGGAAACACGACGGGCGATCACCTCTATATGCTTCGCGGAGCCGCTGCATGTGCCGCACTCGTCCGTGGTGAAGGCTCGTACAAAGCCGCTGCAGAGCGCGCTCGTGATGGGCTCGAAGAGATACAGCAACCCGACGAGGACGAACCCGAAGCCGCGACCGTTTCGTTCATTCGAAAGTGGGCCCGCGTACACGACCTTCCCCGATCAGTACGACGGCAAGTCGCGCTCGGCCAGATCGCACCGACCGCGGCCAAACACATCGCACGCGTTTCCGGCGAATCTCGCCTCCTCCTTGCCTGGGCCACACTCGACGGCGACCTCACCGTTCGACAGGTCCGAAGCGTGGCGAGTACGATCAACGATGGCACACCCATCAACCAGGCGCTCGCGGAGTACGACGTCCAGTTAGGAACCCTCGAGTTGACACTCCCGCCGGTTATCTACCGCGATCTACGCCAA
- a CDS encoding DUF6360 family protein yields the protein MANRLLSVTAHTTLDYVDAIATGYEFEFESVAVVNATADREDPDDVQLQVELDNRAEEYFPAHTVELQLGPEQARELAGELEEYAQRVEDGSADN from the coding sequence ATGGCGAACCGTTTGCTGTCGGTCACTGCACACACCACGTTGGATTACGTCGACGCGATCGCAACTGGGTACGAGTTCGAGTTCGAGTCGGTAGCCGTCGTAAACGCGACCGCTGATCGCGAGGATCCCGACGACGTTCAGTTGCAGGTCGAACTGGATAATCGAGCGGAGGAATACTTTCCAGCACATACGGTCGAACTGCAGTTAGGTCCCGAGCAGGCTCGAGAACTGGCGGGAGAACTCGAGGAATATGCACAGCGCGTCGAGGATGGATCTGCCGATAACTAG